The [Flavobacterium] thermophilum genome has a segment encoding these proteins:
- the ycjP_3 gene encoding Inner membrane ABC transporter permease protein ycjP, with protein sequence MRRAQKYVVEILGVILALVWLAPFYLMIVNSFKTKREIFTDTLRLPETFTFENYVEAFQELDFVKTFFNSLLITIVSVSIIIIFSSMAAYALSRRKGKMSSLLFFIFVGAMLIPFQSVMIPLIYIFGQMDMLNRIGLIFMYLGFGCSLSIFLYHGTLNGIPKSLDEAAIIDGANRFQVFWHIIFPMLKPITVTVAILNTIWIWNDYLLPSLVINKEGMHTIPLKMFFFFGEYTKQWHLALAGLTIAILPVIIGYFFAQKQIIKGVSEGAVK encoded by the coding sequence ATGAGGAGAGCACAGAAGTACGTTGTTGAAATCCTCGGGGTTATTTTAGCTCTAGTTTGGCTAGCTCCGTTTTATTTAATGATTGTAAACTCTTTCAAGACAAAGAGAGAAATATTTACAGATACTTTGCGATTACCTGAAACATTTACATTTGAAAATTATGTTGAAGCTTTTCAAGAGCTGGATTTTGTGAAAACTTTTTTTAATTCCTTGCTCATTACCATTGTCAGTGTCAGCATCATCATTATATTTTCATCCATGGCAGCTTATGCGCTTTCAAGACGAAAAGGAAAAATGAGTTCTTTATTATTTTTCATCTTCGTTGGAGCGATGCTCATTCCATTTCAGTCCGTCATGATCCCTTTGATTTATATTTTTGGGCAGATGGATATGTTAAATAGAATTGGATTAATATTCATGTATTTAGGGTTTGGATGCAGTCTTTCTATCTTCCTTTATCATGGGACATTAAATGGCATTCCAAAGTCATTAGATGAAGCGGCAATCATAGATGGGGCTAATCGTTTTCAAGTGTTTTGGCATATTATATTTCCGATGCTTAAACCGATCACTGTTACCGTTGCAATCTTAAATACCATTTGGATATGGAACGATTATTTGTTGCCTTCGCTTGTGATCAATAAAGAAGGAATGCATACGATCCCTCTAAAAATGTTCTTCTTCTTTGGAGAATACACGAAACAATGGCATTTGGCTCTTGCGGGGTTAACAATTGCAATCCTTCCAGTCATTATTGGATATTTCTTTGCGCAAAAACAGATTATAAAAGGAGTGTCGGAGGGGGCAGTGAAATAA
- the ycjO gene encoding Inner membrane ABC transporter permease protein ycjO, translating into MRKQPLWYWLFLAPVLIALTVVVIIPFIFGLYYSFTNWNGIQSTEFVGFKHYINVFQDKEFLHSLWFTTKFSIASVLFINLFGLTLALIVTQKIKTYKILRTIFFMPNLIGGLILGFIWQFIFIKVFANVGNYLHIESLKGWLSTPETGFWGLVILMSWQMAGYIMVIYIAYLESIPQELLEAAEIDGANRFQRFRHITFPLVAPAFTVSLFLTLSNSFKLYDQNLSLTGGGPYNSTQMIAMEIFKTAFSENQMAYAQSKAVIFFVIVAVISLTQVYFNKKREVEM; encoded by the coding sequence ATGAGAAAACAACCATTATGGTACTGGCTGTTCTTGGCTCCAGTTCTTATAGCGCTAACCGTTGTTGTAATCATACCGTTTATTTTTGGTTTATACTACTCTTTCACTAATTGGAATGGGATTCAAAGTACTGAATTTGTAGGATTTAAGCATTATATAAATGTTTTTCAAGACAAGGAATTTTTACACTCCCTTTGGTTTACAACCAAGTTTTCTATTGCGTCTGTGCTCTTTATTAATTTGTTTGGATTGACTCTTGCGTTAATTGTCACTCAAAAAATAAAAACGTATAAAATTCTTCGAACGATCTTTTTTATGCCGAATTTAATAGGAGGTTTAATACTCGGTTTTATTTGGCAATTCATTTTTATTAAAGTGTTTGCTAATGTAGGAAATTACCTGCACATAGAAAGTTTAAAAGGCTGGTTATCGACACCAGAAACAGGTTTTTGGGGACTTGTTATTTTAATGAGCTGGCAAATGGCAGGCTACATTATGGTTATTTATATTGCATATTTAGAAAGCATCCCGCAAGAGTTATTAGAAGCTGCCGAGATCGATGGAGCTAATCGCTTCCAACGTTTTCGCCATATTACTTTTCCGCTTGTAGCGCCAGCTTTTACCGTAAGTTTATTTTTAACATTATCCAACTCTTTTAAACTGTATGACCAGAACTTATCTTTAACAGGCGGAGGCCCTTATAACTCCACACAGATGATCGCAATGGAGATTTTTAAAACAGCATTTAGCGAAAACCAAATGGCTTATGCGCAATCAAAAGCGGTGATATTTTTTGTGATTGTTGCCGTAATTTCCTTGACTCAAGTGTATTTCAATAAAAAAAGGGAAGTGGAGATGTAA
- a CDS encoding glycerol-3-phosphate transporter periplasmic binding protein, producing the protein MKAKKVFLAALSLFLLLSVALFGCSSSNSSDDSGNKSSDDQVTIDIFQFKVEFKDQFEKVAKQYEKEHPGVKINITTVGGGEDYGAALKSKFASGDEPAIFNVGGPQDVEDWLDKLADLSDTKAASLALEGTLDGVKKGDQILGLPYNQEGYGLIYNKEIFKKAGIDPKNIKSFSDLENAVKKLDKEKKSLGIDAVFAFPAKETWVTGLHLSNVFLAPEFDSNVVNAFNAKTVEFKYGDAMKKFIDLQNKYSVQPTVSLDYSQQVEELFSTGRVAIIQQGNWVYNSIADIDPELAEKNIGILPIPIEGYKEDVIPVGVPMYWAVNKNKDEKVVKESKKFLDWLYTSDEGKEIILNEFKFIPAYDGYDSSEISDPLSKEIYDYAQQGKTIGWVFMGYPTGWGMEKLGVNIQKYVSGKMKWDELIANSKKEWEEARNK; encoded by the coding sequence ATGAAAGCAAAAAAGGTCTTTTTAGCTGCTCTTTCATTATTTTTGTTGTTAAGTGTAGCGTTATTTGGATGTTCTTCATCTAATTCATCTGATGATTCTGGGAACAAAAGCTCAGATGATCAAGTGACAATTGACATTTTCCAATTTAAAGTGGAATTTAAAGATCAATTTGAAAAAGTAGCAAAACAATATGAAAAAGAGCATCCGGGTGTCAAAATTAATATTACGACAGTCGGTGGCGGTGAAGACTACGGTGCTGCACTTAAATCAAAATTTGCTTCAGGAGATGAACCGGCGATTTTTAACGTCGGTGGTCCGCAAGATGTGGAAGATTGGTTAGATAAATTGGCTGATTTGTCAGATACAAAAGCTGCATCCCTAGCTCTTGAAGGAACGCTTGATGGGGTTAAGAAAGGCGATCAAATTTTAGGACTTCCATATAACCAAGAAGGATATGGACTAATTTATAATAAAGAAATATTTAAAAAAGCGGGTATTGATCCAAAAAATATTAAGTCTTTTTCTGATTTAGAAAATGCAGTCAAAAAACTGGACAAAGAAAAAAAATCTTTAGGCATTGATGCTGTTTTTGCTTTTCCTGCTAAAGAAACTTGGGTAACTGGGCTTCACCTATCTAATGTATTTTTAGCGCCTGAATTTGATTCAAATGTTGTAAACGCATTTAATGCAAAAACCGTTGAATTTAAGTACGGCGATGCAATGAAAAAATTCATTGATTTACAAAATAAATATTCTGTGCAGCCTACTGTAAGTCTAGATTATTCGCAGCAAGTGGAAGAATTATTTTCTACGGGACGTGTAGCGATCATTCAACAGGGGAACTGGGTATATAACTCAATCGCAGATATCGATCCAGAATTAGCAGAGAAAAATATCGGCATTTTGCCAATACCAATTGAAGGATATAAAGAGGATGTCATTCCAGTCGGTGTTCCGATGTATTGGGCAGTAAACAAAAATAAAGATGAAAAAGTAGTAAAAGAATCGAAAAAATTCTTAGATTGGTTATACACATCTGATGAAGGAAAAGAAATTATTTTGAATGAATTTAAATTTATTCCGGCGTATGATGGATATGATTCTTCGGAAATTTCTGACCCACTATCTAAAGAAATTTATGATTATGCTCAACAAGGAAAAACGATTGGTTGGGTATTCATGGGATATCCAACAGGATGGGGCATGGAGAAGTTAGGTGTAAATATCCAAAAATATGTAAGCGGAAAGATGAAATGGGATGAATTAATTGCAAATTCTAAAAAAGAATGGGAAGAAGCAAGAAATAAATAA
- the araC gene encoding Arabinose operon regulatory protein, translating into MEYITFSFPPFPIFIKGAESVFPKGQKHFRRTFSVFDLLYVKKGCLYMTEENKEFAVKEGEYLILIPGREHYGHYPCTEETQLVWLHFTIEGGYDVVPKQALSWHNVIEREATYVEPVQYRFWIRQYAKVKQRERIEQLLQQLVELNEERDPDRSLKQLLYFVEFIWQLQKQELHIPSASEKVCAEAVAYIERHYAEPITIQQLAQSLRFHPDYITRCMQKTIGMSFVQYLNYYRLSKAKKWLAETNETIEAIAKRAGIEDGAYFSRLFKKIEGVTPTEYRRTVHRM; encoded by the coding sequence ATGGAATACATAACATTTTCTTTTCCGCCGTTTCCGATTTTTATTAAAGGGGCAGAAAGCGTATTTCCAAAAGGACAAAAACATTTTCGACGGACGTTTTCTGTGTTTGATTTGTTATATGTGAAAAAGGGATGCTTATATATGACAGAAGAAAACAAGGAATTTGCTGTAAAAGAAGGAGAATATCTTATTCTTATTCCGGGAAGAGAGCATTACGGGCATTATCCTTGCACGGAAGAAACACAACTAGTTTGGCTTCATTTTACGATCGAAGGAGGATATGACGTCGTTCCAAAACAGGCGTTAAGCTGGCATAATGTCATTGAGAGGGAAGCGACATATGTCGAGCCGGTCCAATATCGTTTTTGGATACGGCAATATGCGAAAGTAAAGCAAAGGGAACGCATCGAACAATTGCTTCAACAATTAGTCGAGCTGAATGAGGAAAGAGATCCAGATCGTTCATTAAAGCAATTACTCTATTTTGTTGAATTCATTTGGCAATTGCAAAAACAGGAGCTGCATATTCCAAGCGCTTCTGAAAAAGTGTGTGCCGAAGCGGTTGCTTACATCGAACGGCATTATGCTGAACCGATTACGATTCAGCAGCTCGCCCAATCATTACGATTTCATCCTGACTACATTACCCGTTGCATGCAAAAAACAATTGGCATGAGTTTTGTGCAATATTTGAATTATTATCGCTTGTCAAAAGCAAAAAAATGGTTGGCAGAAACGAATGAAACGATTGAAGCGATTGCCAAGAGAGCAGGAATTGAAGATGGCGCCTATTTTTCAAGACTATTCAAAAAAATAGAAGGAGTTACACCGACAGAATATCGCCGTACTGTGCATCGGATGTAA
- the norM_2 gene encoding Na(+)/drug antiporter: protein MNTDQKKLSLFALTWPIFIETLLYMVMGNADTLMLSQYSDHSVAAVGVANQIIAVIIVMFNFIALATAVLVAQYLGAERKQHAVEVSLISIAVNFLFGLVLSSVLFFFGKPILYTMKLSNHLLTEANDYLMIVGGFLFIQALIMTIGAILKSYGFTRETMYVTIGMNILNVIGNYLFIFGPFDFPVLGVKGVAISTTVSRLIGLIVIFSLLLKRTKMPFSLSVLRSLPFHHIRDLLKIGIPSAGEHLAYNTAQMLITYFITWLGAEALTTRVYTQNIMMFVFLFGIAISQGTQILVGHLVGAGRYTEAYTRCLKSLRSAIVISITMASISFIFSRQLLSLFTDNEQIIETGRLLLLLTIVLEPGRSFNLVIISSLRAAGDVKFPVYMGILSMWGVSVAISYFLGIEAGLGLIGVWISFIADEWLRGLLMLWRWRSKVWMRKSLIPSIETA, encoded by the coding sequence ATGAACACCGATCAGAAAAAGCTTTCCTTATTTGCGCTGACATGGCCGATTTTTATTGAAACGCTATTATATATGGTCATGGGAAATGCCGATACATTGATGCTAAGCCAGTATTCGGATCACTCTGTTGCCGCTGTCGGCGTAGCGAATCAAATTATTGCTGTGATTATTGTCATGTTTAATTTTATTGCCTTAGCCACTGCCGTCTTAGTGGCGCAATATTTGGGGGCTGAAAGAAAGCAGCATGCAGTGGAAGTTTCGCTCATCTCTATCGCTGTTAACTTTTTGTTCGGCCTTGTACTTAGCAGTGTGCTATTCTTTTTCGGAAAGCCAATTTTATATACGATGAAACTATCGAACCATTTGCTTACAGAGGCGAACGACTATTTAATGATCGTCGGCGGATTTTTATTTATTCAAGCGCTCATTATGACCATTGGAGCTATATTAAAAAGCTATGGTTTTACCCGTGAAACGATGTACGTAACCATCGGCATGAACATACTGAATGTGATTGGCAACTACTTATTTATTTTTGGACCGTTCGATTTTCCAGTATTAGGAGTAAAAGGGGTGGCAATCTCGACAACCGTCAGCCGTCTCATCGGATTGATCGTTATCTTTTCTTTATTATTGAAACGGACAAAAATGCCATTTTCATTATCCGTTCTTCGTTCTTTGCCATTTCATCATATCCGGGATCTACTGAAAATCGGAATTCCATCCGCTGGAGAACACTTGGCGTACAATACGGCGCAAATGCTTATTACGTATTTTATTACTTGGCTTGGAGCAGAAGCGTTGACAACGAGAGTATATACGCAAAATATTATGATGTTTGTTTTTTTATTTGGCATTGCGATAAGTCAAGGGACGCAAATTCTTGTCGGCCATCTCGTCGGGGCCGGACGCTATACAGAAGCATATACACGTTGTTTAAAAAGTTTGCGCAGCGCCATCGTCATCTCGATCACGATGGCATCGATTAGTTTCATTTTCTCAAGACAGCTGCTTTCATTGTTTACAGATAATGAACAAATTATCGAAACAGGCCGATTGCTTCTCTTATTGACAATAGTATTAGAGCCCGGACGTTCGTTTAATCTCGTTATCATTAGTTCACTGCGGGCAGCTGGAGATGTTAAATTTCCAGTATATATGGGGATATTGTCCATGTGGGGCGTTAGTGTTGCCATTTCCTATTTTCTCGGTATTGAGGCTGGTTTAGGACTGATTGGGGTATGGATTTCCTTTATTGCTGATGAATGGCTGCGTGGATTGCTGATGTTATGGCGTTGGCGTTCGAAAGTGTGGATGAGAAAATCACTTATACCAAGCATAGAAACTGCATAG
- the asnO gene encoding Asparagine synthetase [glutamine-hydrolyzing] 3, whose protein sequence is MCGITGWVHFGRDLRRERKTIAEMTETLAKRGPDDTNTWLDVHAAFGHKRLVVVDPAGGKQPMIRNKNGRRYTIVYNGELYNTEDIRKELLHKGYRFDGHSDTEVLLAAYIEWKEQCVDWLNGIFAFAVWDEEREQLFMARDRLGVKPLFYRQDAKELLFGSEIKAILAHPDVKAEVNYEGLAEVFGLGPSRTPGHGVFCGIQELRPAHALTFSRNGLRIWRYWNVESDVHRDSFEETVEKLRFLLTDAVTRQLISDVPVCTFLSGGVDSSAITAIAANAFATAGKGPLHTYSIDYEGNDQYFRANDFQPNTDAPFIEQVSNQFQTVHHRCVITQEELFRHLHEAVIVRDVPGMADVDSSLLWFCKQIREQFVVSLSGECADEIFGGYPWFHRPDDLARKGFPWMRSIEARIGLLKEEWRQKLRLDDYVQMRYEQTIAEVPRLEGESAEAAKRRELFYLNMIWFMTTLLDRKDRMSMGASLEVRVPFADHRVVEYVWNIPWEMKMYGGREKGILRKALEGILPEEVLYRKKSPYPKTHHPLYTKLVKNWVKELLHDRSSILYEFFDAKKLEELVETEGKSFQAPWFGQLMTGPQLLAYLGQVHVWFQKYGITIKE, encoded by the coding sequence ATGTGTGGCATTACTGGCTGGGTGCATTTCGGGCGCGATTTGCGCCGTGAGCGGAAAACGATTGCCGAGATGACAGAGACGCTCGCGAAACGCGGGCCGGATGATACAAATACATGGCTTGACGTCCATGCCGCGTTCGGGCATAAGCGGCTCGTTGTGGTTGACCCGGCTGGCGGCAAACAACCGATGATCCGGAACAAAAACGGACGGCGTTACACAATCGTTTACAATGGCGAGCTGTACAATACGGAAGACATCCGGAAGGAGCTGTTGCATAAAGGTTACCGGTTTGACGGCCACTCCGATACGGAAGTGCTGCTCGCCGCTTATATCGAATGGAAAGAACAATGTGTTGACTGGCTCAACGGCATTTTTGCCTTTGCCGTTTGGGATGAAGAACGGGAGCAGCTATTTATGGCGCGCGACCGGCTCGGGGTCAAACCGCTGTTTTATCGCCAAGATGCCAAGGAGCTTTTGTTCGGATCTGAGATCAAGGCGATTTTGGCCCATCCGGATGTGAAAGCGGAAGTCAATTATGAAGGCTTGGCGGAAGTATTCGGGCTGGGGCCGTCGCGCACGCCGGGGCACGGTGTGTTTTGCGGCATCCAAGAATTGCGCCCCGCGCACGCGTTGACTTTCTCACGCAACGGGCTTCGCATTTGGCGGTATTGGAATGTCGAAAGCGACGTCCATCGCGATTCATTCGAGGAAACGGTCGAAAAGCTGCGCTTTCTATTGACGGATGCGGTCACGCGCCAACTCATTTCCGATGTGCCGGTCTGCACCTTCCTTTCTGGCGGGGTCGATTCGAGCGCCATTACGGCGATTGCCGCCAATGCCTTTGCGACAGCTGGAAAAGGGCCGCTTCATACGTACTCGATCGATTATGAAGGAAACGATCAGTATTTCCGGGCAAACGATTTTCAGCCAAACACCGATGCACCATTTATCGAACAGGTGTCAAACCAATTTCAAACGGTTCATCATCGCTGCGTGATCACGCAAGAAGAACTGTTCCGCCATTTGCATGAAGCCGTCATCGTCCGCGACGTTCCGGGCATGGCTGATGTCGATTCGTCGCTTCTTTGGTTTTGCAAACAAATTCGCGAGCAGTTTGTCGTCAGTTTGTCTGGAGAATGCGCCGATGAGATTTTTGGCGGCTACCCATGGTTTCATCGCCCGGACGATTTGGCGCGCAAAGGATTTCCATGGATGCGCTCGATTGAGGCGCGCATCGGGTTGTTAAAGGAAGAATGGCGGCAAAAGCTCCGCCTCGACGATTACGTGCAAATGCGCTATGAACAGACGATTGCCGAAGTGCCGCGCCTGGAAGGGGAAAGTGCGGAAGCAGCGAAGCGGCGCGAGCTGTTTTATTTAAATATGATTTGGTTTATGACGACGCTCCTTGACCGAAAAGACCGGATGAGCATGGGAGCGAGCTTGGAAGTGCGTGTGCCGTTTGCCGATCATCGGGTTGTGGAATATGTCTGGAATATCCCTTGGGAAATGAAAATGTACGGCGGCCGCGAAAAAGGCATTTTGCGCAAGGCATTGGAAGGAATTTTACCAGAGGAAGTGTTATATCGCAAAAAAAGCCCGTATCCGAAAACCCACCATCCGCTTTATACGAAGCTAGTAAAAAATTGGGTAAAAGAATTATTGCACGACCGCTCATCGATTCTTTATGAATTTTTTGATGCGAAAAAATTAGAAGAGTTAGTGGAAACAGAAGGAAAATCATTCCAAGCGCCTTGGTTTGGACAGTTAATGACAGGACCACAACTATTGGCGTATCTTGGCCAAGTGCATGTTTGGTTCCAAAAATACGGCATTACTATAAAAGAATAA
- a CDS encoding Protein of uncharacterised function (DUF2777), whose translation MNIEERLQYIAEQPRAYVQGTAEFVNNEWVFFDEEAEEAALVEEMAQQGIELFRYGHWLSGRWQENGTIATDLGIFPLTDGDRIRFRKQLTYAYRQWLASLPNPSFFQYVQWLNHLGFSLYDCLYCYNGLLFAKSSGVNFMIYDNTEQIASVHHYYERGPMPADRFEITFNSGERAICAQIG comes from the coding sequence TTGAATATTGAAGAGCGCCTGCAGTACATTGCTGAACAGCCGCGGGCTTACGTGCAAGGAACAGCGGAGTTTGTCAACAATGAATGGGTGTTTTTTGATGAGGAAGCAGAGGAAGCGGCGTTAGTCGAGGAGATGGCCCAGCAAGGGATTGAACTGTTCCGCTATGGGCATTGGCTGTCCGGACGGTGGCAGGAAAACGGCACGATCGCGACCGACCTCGGCATCTTCCCCCTCACTGACGGCGACCGCATCCGCTTCCGCAAACAGCTGACATACGCGTACCGGCAATGGCTTGCCTCGCTTCCCAATCCGTCCTTTTTTCAATACGTCCAATGGCTGAACCATCTTGGGTTTTCGCTTTACGACTGCCTGTACTGCTACAACGGCTTATTGTTTGCCAAATCATCCGGCGTCAATTTTATGATCTATGACAATACAGAGCAAATCGCCAGCGTCCATCATTACTATGAACGCGGGCCGATGCCGGCCGACCGATTTGAAATAACATTCAACAGCGGCGAACGGGCGATTTGCGCCCAAATAGGCTGA
- the cph2_3 gene encoding Bacteriophytochrome cph2 — protein sequence MRWFCCRRAEELDHLLREHSSSLDEPLFVQIAGNDEAAVRHAAAALARRWPHAHMVGMAGPLPMAGEANLAVGVASMTSSTVSSLALPADEFDRPDGLAALIAEAVVRHDTTLLLLFTNHRSALPPLLRHLPLANERMVIIGCALPEGSVLFSPDGRLERGGIAVSFSGTALRGHCAAPFLWEPVGRSFSITKSSGQQIDELDGQKPSWYLERYLGKEFMDRLPLSGVEFPFLIERNGRDVCLPIVALHSDGSVAVRGHVHDGEKVRFSYVHAPSLYWSARDAAMHAAKQSAEGMFFYYSAALSGYTRPLFDGVMSAFGQAAFFPAVEVFVKDAHTATAVRTAAFAAVSLTETAASAENSLSSPLPAPPEGIMTLAQLMSTSSRDMGRLHVRLQMSEQRYKSLFEHNTDIVYSTDLHGRLTSVNPAFEQVLGYKKEEILYTNSLKYIHPNDVPRVTRYFYRALRGNIQTYNLEIPTKSGERLLFQMKNIPIIVDGKKVGIYGIGRNITEQKKAEEKISYLAYYDIDTNLPNRTNWMELFSKQLDKAKQKQRTIAVALIDLDRFKWINDSVGHYAGDDILRQLVERIRRVLPPSAELGRFHGDKFCLLFPLKTEAQAATEAALRIVREVARPIVYDGKEFFVTASVGLAMFPDDGEDEHALLRHADMAVNMAKKGGGNRVERYCPEMNAEMMHRLEMDGYLRKAIEENELFLCYQPIVDVHTGAVIATEALVRWRNPKLGLVRPDEFIPLAEETGLIHEIGRWVLQTACRQTKQWQRETGNDKLAIFVNVSAVQFQHERFVDDVKQALKQSNLLPSCLRLELTEHSMLRHLSSTMRTLDELKRLGVGIAVDDFGSGYSSFHYLKQLPATILKIDRAFIERLHTNASDAAIVKAIITMGRGLGLETIAEGVEALEQLERLRDLQCSYAQGYALCPPLVAEEIAAYMTGRQMNQL from the coding sequence ATGCGTTGGTTCTGCTGCCGCCGCGCCGAGGAGCTGGATCATTTGCTCAGGGAGCATAGTTCTTCCTTGGATGAGCCGTTGTTTGTCCAAATCGCGGGCAATGATGAGGCAGCAGTGCGTCATGCGGCCGCCGCGTTAGCCCGTCGTTGGCCGCACGCCCATATGGTTGGGATGGCAGGACCGCTGCCAATGGCCGGGGAGGCGAATCTCGCTGTTGGCGTCGCGTCGATGACGTCTTCAACCGTTTCGTCGTTGGCGCTGCCAGCTGATGAGTTTGACCGCCCGGATGGATTGGCGGCGTTGATCGCGGAGGCGGTCGTTCGTCACGATACGACGTTGCTTTTGTTGTTTACGAATCACCGCTCGGCTTTGCCGCCCTTGCTTCGCCATTTGCCGCTTGCAAACGAACGAATGGTTATCATCGGCTGCGCGCTTCCCGAGGGCAGCGTGTTATTTTCGCCCGACGGTCGGCTTGAGCGCGGAGGAATCGCCGTCTCTTTCAGTGGAACAGCGCTTCGCGGCCACTGTGCCGCACCGTTTTTATGGGAGCCTGTCGGACGATCCTTCTCCATTACGAAAAGCAGTGGCCAACAAATTGATGAGCTTGATGGACAAAAGCCGTCATGGTATTTGGAACGATATTTAGGCAAAGAATTTATGGACCGTCTGCCGCTTTCCGGAGTGGAATTCCCGTTTCTTATCGAACGAAACGGGCGCGATGTCTGCCTGCCGATTGTCGCTCTCCATTCAGACGGTTCCGTTGCCGTAAGAGGTCACGTCCATGATGGGGAAAAGGTTCGTTTTTCCTATGTTCATGCCCCGTCCCTTTACTGGAGCGCGCGCGACGCCGCCATGCATGCGGCCAAGCAATCGGCTGAGGGGATGTTCTTTTACTACAGCGCGGCGCTCAGTGGGTATACGCGTCCGCTATTTGACGGGGTTATGTCTGCTTTTGGACAGGCTGCATTCTTTCCGGCTGTCGAAGTATTCGTGAAAGACGCACATACAGCTACAGCGGTGCGGACGGCTGCGTTTGCCGCTGTGTCGCTGACGGAGACAGCGGCATCAGCGGAGAACAGTTTGTCGTCGCCATTGCCGGCGCCGCCGGAAGGAATCATGACGCTCGCCCAGCTCATGTCCACGTCCTCACGCGATATGGGGCGCCTGCATGTTCGCCTGCAAATGTCAGAGCAACGCTACAAATCGTTGTTTGAACATAACACGGACATTGTCTATTCCACAGATTTGCACGGCCGTTTGACAAGCGTCAATCCTGCCTTTGAACAAGTGCTTGGTTACAAAAAGGAAGAGATTTTGTATACGAATTCGCTCAAGTATATTCATCCGAATGATGTTCCCCGCGTCACCCGCTATTTTTACCGAGCGCTGCGGGGGAATATCCAAACGTATAACTTGGAAATTCCGACGAAATCGGGAGAACGGCTTTTGTTTCAAATGAAAAACATTCCCATCATTGTGGATGGCAAAAAGGTCGGCATTTACGGAATTGGACGCAACATTACCGAGCAAAAAAAGGCGGAAGAGAAAATCTCTTATTTAGCATATTACGACATCGATACGAACTTGCCCAACCGGACAAATTGGATGGAATTGTTTTCCAAACAGCTGGATAAAGCCAAGCAGAAGCAGCGAACGATAGCGGTTGCTTTGATCGATTTGGACCGGTTTAAATGGATTAACGACAGCGTCGGCCATTACGCCGGAGATGACATTTTGCGCCAGCTTGTCGAGCGCATTCGCCGCGTCTTGCCGCCTAGTGCGGAGCTTGGCCGATTTCATGGCGACAAGTTTTGCTTGCTTTTTCCGCTCAAAACAGAGGCCCAGGCGGCGACGGAAGCGGCGCTCCGCATCGTGCGCGAAGTGGCGCGGCCGATTGTGTACGACGGAAAGGAATTTTTCGTTACGGCAAGCGTTGGTCTAGCGATGTTTCCAGATGATGGAGAGGACGAACATGCACTGCTTCGGCACGCTGATATGGCGGTCAATATGGCGAAAAAAGGCGGGGGCAATCGCGTGGAGCGCTACTGCCCCGAAATGAATGCCGAAATGATGCACCGGCTTGAAATGGACGGCTATTTGCGAAAGGCGATCGAGGAAAACGAACTGTTCCTCTGCTACCAGCCGATTGTCGACGTACATACCGGCGCGGTCATCGCGACGGAAGCGCTGGTCCGTTGGCGGAATCCGAAGCTTGGGCTTGTGCGTCCGGACGAGTTTATTCCGTTGGCGGAAGAGACGGGCTTGATTCATGAAATCGGCCGTTGGGTGCTGCAAACCGCTTGCCGGCAGACAAAGCAATGGCAAAGGGAGACAGGAAACGATAAACTAGCCATTTTCGTCAACGTTTCTGCTGTGCAATTTCAGCACGAACGGTTCGTTGACGACGTGAAGCAAGCGCTCAAGCAGTCGAATTTGTTGCCATCATGTTTGCGTCTTGAACTGACTGAACATTCCATGCTCCGTCATCTATCGAGCACGATGCGCACTTTGGATGAGTTGAAGCGGCTTGGCGTCGGCATCGCCGTCGACGATTTCGGCAGCGGGTATTCTTCGTTTCATTATTTAAAGCAGCTGCCGGCGACGATTTTGAAGATTGACCGGGCGTTTATCGAACGTCTCCATACAAATGCGTCCGACGCCGCCATTGTCAAAGCAATCATCACCATGGGACGCGGGCTCGGACTGGAAACGATCGCCGAGGGAGTCGAGGCATTGGAGCAGCTCGAGCGGCTTCGCGATTTGCAATGCAGTTATGCCCAAGGATATGCGCTCTGCCCGCCGCTTGTCGCTGAGGAGATTGCCGCATACATGACCGGACGCCAGATGAATCAGTTGTAA